The following DNA comes from Nocardioides sp. JQ2195.
TGCGGGCCAGATCTCGGCCGAAGTCGCCAAGACCGGCACCTGCGTCATCTCCGGTGCCGCCTTCGGCATCGACCAGGCGGCACACCGGGGCGCGTTGTCGGCATCGGGGAAGACTGTCGCGGTGCTCGCCTGTGGGGTGGACCGGTGCTATCCCGAGGCCCACGCCAACCTGCTCAACTACCTCGCCGAGCACGGCGCCGTGGTGTCGGAGGTGCCCATGGGTTGGTCGCCGATGCGCTCTCGCTTCCTTGCCCGCAACCGGCTCATCGCGGGTCTGGCTCGCGGGACCGTGGTGGTGGAGGCGGCCGCGAGGTCGGGTGCGCTGAGCACTGCCAATTGGACGACCCAGCTCAACCGGCCGTTGATGGCAGTCCCCGGGCCGGTGACCAGTGAACCGTCTGAGGGTGCACACCAACTCATCCGCAACGGCGAGGCGACTCTGGTCACCCGGAGTGCTGAGGTGCTCGAGCTCATCAAGCCCTCGGGGGAGTACCTCTTCGAGATGCCGCGTGGTCGTGAGCGACGACGCGACAGGCTCTCCTCCCGCGACGCCCAGGTCCTCGAGGCGGTGCCGGTGGCCAACCCGGTCGCCGTCGACTCCATCTCGCGCACGGCCGGAGTCGGGTTGGTCGAGGCGGGCCGAGCGCTGCAGAAGCTTTCCGCCGAAGGGTTGGTCGAGCAGAGCAAGCACGGCTGGAGATTGACGCGCGAGGCACGAACGTGAGTTCTCCACAGTCATGCCACTGGACCTTCCGCGACATGTCCGATTCGTCATACGGTGGGGACCGGCGCCACCGTTCCGGCGCCCTCGGGAACAGGACGGAACACATGCAACCATCTCGTCGGGCACTCGTCGCTCTTGGTCTGTCCACCCTCCTGGTGCTCGGTGGTTGCAACGGTGACTCCGACGCCAGCGATGAGCCGATGGAGACGTTCACCCCGTCGGAGTCCTCGAGTCCCTCGGAGCCGACATCGACCTACACGCCTCCGGAGCCCGCGAAGCCACCCAAGGGTGGCTGGCCCGAGGACAAGCCCGCGACCGAGATCAGCGCCGAGCAGGTCGCCCGGATCTGGGTGGAGACCTATGCACGAGCGCTACGGACGGGCGATGCGAGCCGGCTTCGGCACATCTCCACAGGAGCGTGTGATCTCTGTCAGCAGTTCATCGACGACCTTGTGTCCCTTCACCAAGCGGGTGGAAGGGTTCGCTTCAAGCATTCATCATTCGTCGCGGGCGAGTTGACCGACGTTGACACGACTTCGGCACCGCTCGTCAGCCTCCAGCTGTTCGTGTCTGCCTCGGAAGGCACTCGAATCCCGGAAGCAGGAGGCCGGCCCGCACCGTTCAAGGCGGAGAACTTTGAATGGTTCTTCGAGTTGAAGCCAGTGCACGGCCGATGGAAGGTCAAGAACGTGGGCTTCGTGCAATGAAGAGCTTTCTGACTTTCGTGACGCTTGTGCTGTGCGTCTGTGTGAGTGCTCCTGTGATGGCCAGTGCGACGCAGATCAATGGATGCAAGATGACCTCCACTTCCGGAAACGTAGCTGGGAAGGCGTTTGTCGGTTCGAGACTGGTTTGTCGTGAGTCCTCGGATGACGACCGGGACACGTACTTGCCCACCTCAGCGTCCAATCCTATCGACACGTGCGATGAACTCACGATGTCCATTCGGAAGGGATTGAACGGGCGCCGAATTGAGCTGAAGGTGTGCGGCGGGCCCGGCTCCATAGCCAAGCCCGCCAAGGTGAATTGGGGCGTGGTTGTCTTGCGCGCCTTTCGTGCCACCGTGATTC
Coding sequences within:
- the dprA gene encoding DNA-processing protein DprA — encoded protein: MSATHEERLARTALCQLAEPGEARIRDLVADLGAVTLHELLLQDRDPHGVLTDVALRLADNDPERELDRAARLGIRFIIPGDDEWPSQIDGLEPVRGVRDRGGLPLGLWVKGPLRLNELQDSLAVVGSRSCTTYGIDVAGQISAEVAKTGTCVISGAAFGIDQAAHRGALSASGKTVAVLACGVDRCYPEAHANLLNYLAEHGAVVSEVPMGWSPMRSRFLARNRLIAGLARGTVVVEAAARSGALSTANWTTQLNRPLMAVPGPVTSEPSEGAHQLIRNGEATLVTRSAEVLELIKPSGEYLFEMPRGRERRRDRLSSRDAQVLEAVPVANPVAVDSISRTAGVGLVEAGRALQKLSAEGLVEQSKHGWRLTREART